The following are from one region of the Actinopolyspora halophila DSM 43834 genome:
- the drmA gene encoding DISARM system helicase DrmA has protein sequence MTTPDNADGLFMNPNGEQGSLDVSAKTTTAGENSVAEAAPLDEDQGFPEVSGVQVREEFQEIVVRDLLGPWEGETEQLPPGSSGPRERYLVGMLGPKQDARSTTVPEGAPDTTSEAGGEGHGEGSAGLPEVLSPQSLGRIWASSMGLSCTVSQDTAALHVTATWGRYSKEESETAEGSKSRIWSREPVEVSREVRLDGDRSARLPLTADTAEEPGVLLAVTVRDRDGKRVVELILINAQREGTPQEESWMFQTRLAVTALDGLRPVFLPADDPLDDGEPVADGEEQHLRLLYRHQLRYAFGHNVAAHPHRTTGTRRAHKLETTWLPTYEVPATVAPGNQSSLLAGTELAMDVLATAEPAELRAGLAPLVEGYHTWLDQRAEEAAGLPDSLRETAESAIFTARRAAERIRAGIDLLTEPDRTGHAQALEAFRFANRAMADQRRHTDLARLRETLEISYPEAKRRVEAKGTAAASWRPFQLAFVLLNLPSLTDPDHPERAADSTAMVDLLFFPTGGGKTEAYLGLTAFTFAVRRLQGTFGSGEDARSGDAGVAVLMRYTLRLLTAQQFQRAAALVCATEMIRRADEATWGSEPFRIGLWVGGSVSPNWFGQAEQQISEAREAGDGKRANVLQTLACPWCGAALRAHEDVEVDTESRRVLLHCPNAEGAEACPFSKTRSPEGLPILTVDEEIYRLLPSLVIATVDKLAQLPWKGYAGMLFGRARRWCPRHGYRHDDLDGETGCADKHHKKGNSPAVSSKPVTRLRTPDLIIQDELHLISGALGTTVGLFESAVDELSTWNTPNGNEAAPKIIASTATTKRATEQVRGVFNRNLAVFPPQVTDVADTFFSHQVPTEEKPGRRYLGVCAHGVRLKSAEIRIAEILLLAGQTMFDTYGAAADPYMTLVGYFNATRELAGMRRYLDDDVTTRVRNHGRRRGISDRLLTRTAMLNIQELTSRISSADISEVLTHLENGFDPDIDTLRRRRAIGENLREAYAQQRKSSRGRDAHEPHPLASRWDQRRKDDRTPVDVVLATSMLQVGVDVSRFGLMMVTGQPKNTAEYIQASSRVGRSDAGPGLVVTLYNWTRPRDLAHYEDFEHYHATFYRQVEALSVTPYTRRALDRGTTGAFVAAVRNAAEEHSREGDAQNVDLDDPLVQRITERLLNRAEAVDGFRGRDYLGERIKRAKDLWSMEQTGRLPLNYTGRASGSGEQSRRALLSKPGDHTWQDTTVAQSMRETENEINLLIPAGDELFQTLYNAPEWTFGPAAGAATEEATDEEDTEGDELGESALNTSTKKS, from the coding sequence ATGACCACTCCGGACAACGCGGACGGACTGTTCATGAACCCCAACGGTGAGCAGGGCAGCCTCGACGTGTCCGCGAAAACGACCACCGCGGGCGAGAACAGCGTGGCCGAGGCCGCGCCGCTGGATGAGGACCAGGGATTTCCCGAGGTGAGCGGAGTCCAGGTTCGCGAGGAGTTCCAGGAGATCGTGGTGCGGGACCTGCTCGGCCCCTGGGAGGGGGAGACCGAACAGCTTCCCCCGGGTTCCAGCGGTCCCCGCGAGCGCTATCTTGTCGGTATGCTCGGGCCCAAGCAGGACGCCCGCAGCACCACCGTCCCCGAGGGGGCGCCGGACACCACCTCCGAGGCAGGCGGGGAAGGCCACGGCGAGGGCAGCGCCGGACTGCCCGAAGTGCTCTCCCCGCAGAGCCTGGGTCGCATCTGGGCCTCCTCCATGGGGTTGAGCTGCACCGTCAGCCAGGACACCGCGGCGCTGCACGTCACCGCCACCTGGGGCCGCTACTCCAAGGAGGAGAGCGAGACCGCGGAGGGTTCCAAGAGCAGGATCTGGAGCCGCGAACCCGTCGAGGTCTCCCGCGAGGTCCGCCTCGACGGCGACCGCTCCGCACGGCTGCCGCTGACCGCGGACACGGCCGAGGAGCCCGGTGTGCTGCTGGCCGTGACCGTGCGCGACCGGGACGGCAAACGCGTCGTCGAACTCATCCTGATCAACGCCCAGCGGGAGGGAACCCCCCAGGAGGAGTCCTGGATGTTCCAGACCCGGCTGGCCGTGACCGCCCTCGACGGACTCCGGCCGGTGTTCCTGCCCGCCGACGACCCGCTGGACGACGGCGAGCCCGTCGCCGACGGGGAGGAACAGCACCTGCGGCTGCTCTACCGCCACCAGCTGCGCTACGCCTTCGGGCACAACGTCGCCGCGCACCCGCACCGCACCACCGGCACCCGCCGCGCCCACAAACTCGAAACCACCTGGCTGCCCACCTACGAGGTACCCGCCACCGTGGCCCCCGGCAACCAGAGCAGCCTGCTGGCAGGCACCGAACTGGCCATGGACGTGCTGGCCACGGCCGAGCCCGCCGAGCTGCGCGCCGGGTTGGCCCCGCTGGTGGAGGGCTATCACACCTGGCTCGACCAGCGCGCGGAAGAGGCCGCCGGGCTGCCCGACTCGCTGCGGGAAACCGCCGAATCGGCGATCTTCACCGCGCGCCGCGCCGCCGAACGCATCCGGGCGGGCATCGACCTGCTGACCGAGCCCGACCGGACCGGTCACGCCCAGGCGCTGGAGGCGTTCCGCTTCGCCAACCGCGCCATGGCCGACCAGCGCCGCCACACCGACCTCGCCCGGCTGCGCGAGACCCTCGAGATCAGCTACCCCGAGGCCAAACGCCGGGTCGAGGCCAAGGGCACCGCCGCGGCCTCCTGGCGGCCCTTCCAACTCGCCTTCGTGCTGCTGAACCTGCCCTCGCTGACCGACCCGGACCACCCCGAACGCGCCGCCGACTCCACCGCCATGGTCGACCTGCTGTTCTTCCCCACCGGCGGCGGCAAAACCGAGGCCTACCTGGGGCTGACCGCGTTCACCTTCGCCGTCCGTCGGTTGCAGGGCACCTTCGGCAGCGGGGAGGACGCCCGCTCCGGCGACGCCGGAGTCGCCGTGCTCATGCGCTACACCCTGCGGCTGCTGACCGCCCAGCAGTTCCAGCGCGCCGCCGCGCTGGTGTGCGCGACCGAGATGATCCGACGCGCGGACGAGGCCACCTGGGGCAGCGAGCCCTTCCGCATCGGGCTGTGGGTCGGCGGCAGCGTCTCGCCCAACTGGTTCGGCCAGGCCGAGCAGCAGATCAGCGAGGCCCGCGAAGCCGGCGACGGCAAACGCGCCAACGTGCTGCAAACCCTGGCCTGCCCGTGGTGCGGAGCCGCGTTGCGCGCCCACGAGGATGTCGAGGTCGACACCGAGAGCCGCCGGGTGCTGCTGCACTGCCCCAACGCCGAGGGCGCCGAGGCCTGCCCGTTCTCCAAGACGCGCTCGCCCGAGGGACTGCCCATCCTCACCGTCGACGAGGAGATCTACCGGCTGCTGCCCAGCCTGGTGATCGCCACCGTCGACAAGCTCGCCCAGCTGCCCTGGAAGGGCTACGCCGGGATGCTGTTCGGGCGGGCGCGCCGCTGGTGCCCCCGGCACGGTTACCGCCACGACGACCTCGACGGCGAGACCGGCTGTGCCGACAAGCACCACAAGAAGGGCAACTCGCCCGCGGTGAGCAGCAAACCCGTCACGCGGCTGCGCACCCCCGATCTGATCATCCAGGACGAGCTGCACCTCATCTCCGGGGCGCTGGGCACCACCGTCGGGCTGTTCGAGTCCGCCGTGGACGAACTCAGCACCTGGAACACCCCGAACGGCAACGAGGCCGCCCCGAAGATCATCGCCTCCACCGCCACCACCAAGCGCGCCACCGAACAGGTGCGCGGGGTGTTCAACCGCAACCTGGCCGTGTTCCCGCCGCAGGTCACCGATGTGGCCGACACGTTCTTCTCGCACCAGGTGCCCACCGAGGAGAAACCGGGCAGGCGCTATCTGGGTGTGTGCGCCCACGGGGTGCGGCTGAAGTCCGCCGAGATCCGCATCGCCGAGATCCTGCTGCTGGCCGGCCAGACCATGTTCGACACCTACGGCGCGGCCGCCGACCCGTACATGACCCTGGTCGGGTACTTCAACGCCACCCGCGAGCTCGCCGGGATGCGGCGCTACCTCGACGACGACGTCACCACCCGCGTGCGCAACCACGGGCGCAGGCGCGGGATCTCCGACCGACTGCTGACCCGCACCGCGATGCTCAACATCCAGGAGCTGACCTCGAGGATCTCCTCGGCCGACATCAGCGAGGTGCTCACCCATCTGGAGAACGGCTTCGACCCCGACATCGACACCCTCCGGCGGCGGCGCGCCATCGGCGAGAACCTGCGCGAGGCCTACGCCCAGCAGCGCAAGTCCTCCCGGGGCAGGGACGCCCACGAGCCGCACCCGCTGGCCTCCCGGTGGGACCAGCGCCGCAAGGACGACCGCACCCCGGTCGACGTGGTGCTGGCCACCTCGATGCTGCAGGTCGGGGTGGACGTCTCCCGGTTCGGGTTGATGATGGTCACCGGTCAGCCCAAGAACACGGCCGAGTACATCCAGGCCTCCTCCCGGGTGGGCCGCAGCGACGCCGGACCGGGGCTGGTGGTGACCCTCTACAACTGGACCCGCCCCCGCGATCTGGCCCACTACGAGGACTTCGAGCACTACCACGCCACCTTCTACCGCCAGGTCGAGGCGCTGTCGGTCACGCCCTACACCCGGCGTGCCCTGGACCGGGGAACCACCGGGGCGTTCGTGGCCGCCGTGCGCAACGCCGCCGAGGAGCACTCCCGCGAGGGCGACGCCCAGAACGTGGATCTGGACGATCCGCTCGTGCAGCGCATCACCGAACGGCTGCTGAACCGCGCCGAGGCCGTCGACGGGTTCCGCGGGCGCGACTACCTCGGAGAGCGCATCAAGCGCGCCAAGGACCTCTGGAGCATGGAACAAACCGGCCGGTTGCCGCTCAACTACACCGGCCGCGCTTCCGGCAGCGGTGAGCAGTCGCGCCGGGCCCTGCTGTCCAAACCCGGCGACCACACCTGGCAGGACACCACCGTCGCCCAGTCGATGCGCGAGACCGAGAACGAGATCAATCTGCTGATCCCGGCCGGCGACGAGCTGTTCCAGACCCTCTACAACGCGCCGGAGTGGACCTTCGGCCCCGCGGCGGGCGCCGCGACGGAGGAGGCCACCGACGAGGAGGACACCGAGGGCGACGAGCTCGGCGAGTCGGCGCTGAACACCTCCACCAAGAAGTCGTGA
- the drmC gene encoding DISARM system phospholipase D-like protein DrmC, whose amino-acid sequence MSSGQSAFEHTAAEALPRLGGTALRALAEHLRAGWPEQAILTGPAREFAETAQSILDARRESDVSVEEAAGVLKGLAVGYARRAGEIGVEPVWSGPGSHPVPVRSTARVLVELIEKADRELFLMTYSARPHRQLRQALADALARGVTVTVIVETLQGARGALGGAEPAEAFTGLGGIELWHWPADRRVERSSKMHAKIAVADRSGLLVSSANLTQSGVDRNIEAGLLVRGGTAPVRAAEHLVELKTGGVLERLSVDPRGARG is encoded by the coding sequence ATGAGCAGTGGGCAGTCCGCTTTCGAACACACCGCCGCCGAGGCGTTGCCCCGGCTCGGTGGGACCGCGCTGCGCGCCCTGGCCGAGCACCTCCGGGCGGGTTGGCCCGAGCAGGCCATCCTGACCGGTCCGGCCCGCGAGTTCGCCGAGACCGCGCAGTCCATTCTGGACGCCCGGCGGGAATCCGATGTATCGGTGGAGGAGGCCGCCGGGGTGTTGAAGGGCTTGGCCGTGGGCTATGCCCGGCGGGCGGGCGAGATCGGCGTCGAACCGGTCTGGAGCGGCCCCGGCAGCCACCCGGTTCCGGTGCGCTCCACCGCCCGGGTGCTGGTCGAGCTGATCGAGAAGGCCGACCGCGAGCTGTTCCTGATGACCTACTCGGCGCGTCCGCACCGACAACTGCGGCAAGCGCTGGCCGACGCGCTCGCCCGCGGCGTGACGGTCACGGTCATCGTCGAAACCCTGCAGGGGGCGCGCGGCGCGCTCGGCGGGGCCGAACCGGCGGAGGCCTTCACCGGGCTCGGTGGGATCGAGCTGTGGCACTGGCCCGCGGACCGCCGCGTCGAGCGCAGCTCGAAGATGCACGCCAAGATCGCCGTCGCGGACCGCAGCGGGCTGCTGGTCTCCAGCGCCAACCTGACCCAGTCCGGTGTGGACCGAAACATCGAGGCCGGGTTGCTGGTGCGCGGCGGCACGGCGCCGGTGCGCGCCGCCGAACACCTCGTCGAACTCAAAACCGGAGGGGTTCTCGAACGCCTGTCGGTGGACCCGCGAGGAGCACGTGGATGA
- a CDS encoding DUF397 domain-containing protein: protein MRAIPGGWRKSSRSGPNSSCVEVGRIGDGAAVRDTKDRSLGYFTTTSTQWQTFLNAVKIDRFN, encoded by the coding sequence GTGAGGGCCATACCAGGCGGATGGCGGAAGTCCAGCCGATCCGGACCGAACAGCAGCTGCGTCGAGGTCGGTCGGATCGGCGACGGCGCGGCAGTGCGGGACACCAAGGACCGCTCACTCGGCTACTTCACCACCACGAGCACACAGTGGCAGACATTCCTGAACGCGGTGAAAATCGACCGGTTCAACTGA
- the drmB gene encoding DUF1998 domain-containing protein, giving the protein MTTNHRRHVGSVRPSHLMFTSGVGALVDLPNFSVLVRGLDDWNYNEVRGRDDWKPITEPRLLTAVQGIFGKNVKELLPAPWLDGMEQDPRGPAARVGVPTTPFPAWLRCTACNELAPVDSQIFGFENDKPRRPQDARFFHKQCGVKKSGKPPLAIAARFMLSCTAGHLDDFPYTDFVHNGTVCSKAKQPRLRMDDRGGNRGVNVEIKCVNCGERRNMGQAMGQRGEENLPQCRGRHPHLGWFDHQGCKLRPKVLTVGASNQWFAQNLSVLAVPRTEASELESKVEQQWNAVSTLPVAMYPYARENVPAFHELTSWTDAEIAEAVERVRARKEGENQQESEHGYPDLRTPEWEAFSAAQLPPRTEDFTLYRCGVPAELDGYYADVVQAERLREVRALIGFTRLDAPDPEDPGLVTRAPLARSMPPQWVPASEVRGEGIFLRVPEDLLRDWENRVADSQAMQHHRQAYAEFRKNRYSDRIPGDFDEMRHWPGVRYLALHTLSHLLIRTIALECGYSSANLSERIYAGTEDDPRSGILLYTAVPDAEGTLGGLVSQAEPDRLVRLTRRALADARRCSSDPLCAERLPQLPADFLHGAACHVCLFVSETTCERGNRFLDRRFVVPIDEHEDLALYREQP; this is encoded by the coding sequence TTGACCACGAACCACCGCCGCCACGTGGGGTCGGTGCGGCCGAGCCACCTGATGTTCACCAGCGGGGTCGGCGCGCTCGTCGACCTGCCCAACTTCTCCGTGCTCGTGCGCGGGCTCGACGACTGGAACTACAACGAGGTACGCGGCCGCGACGACTGGAAGCCCATCACCGAACCCCGGCTGCTGACGGCGGTGCAGGGCATCTTCGGCAAGAACGTCAAGGAACTGCTGCCCGCCCCGTGGTTGGACGGCATGGAGCAGGATCCGCGCGGGCCCGCCGCCCGCGTCGGCGTGCCCACCACCCCGTTCCCCGCGTGGCTGCGCTGCACGGCCTGCAACGAACTCGCCCCGGTGGACTCGCAGATCTTCGGGTTCGAGAACGACAAACCCCGTCGCCCGCAGGACGCCCGCTTCTTCCACAAGCAGTGCGGGGTCAAGAAGAGCGGCAAACCCCCGCTGGCCATCGCCGCCCGGTTCATGCTGTCCTGCACCGCCGGGCACCTGGACGATTTCCCCTACACCGACTTCGTCCACAACGGAACCGTCTGCTCCAAGGCGAAACAACCCCGCCTGCGCATGGACGACCGGGGCGGCAACCGGGGCGTCAACGTCGAGATCAAGTGCGTCAACTGCGGCGAGCGCCGCAACATGGGCCAGGCCATGGGCCAGCGCGGTGAGGAGAACCTGCCGCAGTGCCGCGGCAGGCACCCGCACCTGGGCTGGTTCGACCACCAGGGGTGCAAGCTCCGGCCGAAGGTGCTCACGGTCGGCGCGTCCAACCAGTGGTTCGCCCAGAACCTGTCGGTGCTGGCCGTGCCCCGCACCGAGGCCAGCGAGCTGGAGAGCAAGGTCGAACAGCAGTGGAACGCGGTCTCGACCCTGCCGGTGGCGATGTATCCCTACGCGCGGGAGAACGTGCCAGCCTTCCACGAGCTCACCTCCTGGACCGACGCCGAGATCGCCGAGGCGGTGGAACGGGTGCGGGCCAGGAAGGAGGGCGAGAACCAGCAGGAGAGCGAGCACGGCTACCCGGACCTGCGCACCCCCGAGTGGGAGGCCTTCTCCGCCGCGCAGCTGCCGCCCCGCACCGAGGACTTCACCCTGTATCGCTGTGGCGTCCCCGCCGAGCTGGACGGCTACTACGCCGATGTGGTCCAGGCCGAACGGCTGCGCGAAGTGCGCGCGCTGATCGGGTTCACCCGGCTGGACGCGCCGGACCCCGAGGATCCCGGCCTGGTCACCCGCGCCCCGCTGGCACGTTCGATGCCGCCCCAGTGGGTGCCCGCCAGCGAGGTCCGCGGGGAGGGCATCTTCCTGCGGGTGCCCGAGGACCTGCTGCGCGACTGGGAGAACCGCGTTGCCGACTCGCAGGCGATGCAGCACCACCGGCAGGCCTACGCGGAGTTCCGCAAGAACCGCTACTCCGACCGCATTCCCGGTGACTTCGACGAGATGCGGCACTGGCCGGGGGTGCGCTACCTGGCGCTGCACACCCTGTCGCACCTGTTGATCCGCACCATCGCGCTGGAATGCGGCTACAGCTCGGCCAACCTGTCCGAACGCATCTACGCGGGCACCGAGGACGACCCGCGCAGCGGCATCCTGCTCTACACTGCGGTTCCCGACGCGGAAGGCACCCTCGGCGGACTGGTCTCGCAGGCCGAACCGGACCGACTGGTGCGGCTGACCCGCCGCGCCCTGGCCGACGCGCGGCGCTGCTCCTCCGACCCGTTGTGCGCCGAACGGCTGCCGCAGCTCCCGGCCGACTTCCTGCACGGCGCGGCCTGCCACGTGTGCCTGTTCGTCTCCGAGACCACCTGCGAACGGGGCAACCGCTTCCTGGACCGCAGGTTCGTGGTGCCGATCGACGAGCACGAGGACCTGGCCCTGTACCGCGAGCAGCCATGA
- a CDS encoding HsdM family class I SAM-dependent methyltransferase translates to MSPELFESAEATIREPEATRTPEATVSAADIARLAEVGRAAVSNWRRRFGDFPEPVAGTQANPLFELDEVREWFARHDKPFRVSPGDRLWQRIQATVDDIRLGDAVGLFGTCLLLLKRTARRPHALENPAGDDAAGQLHAALREHVPELPAELLPPVERPWLPLLREAADIVANTGASTLFSFLCERYFELHSRWLPATDREVAELLVEVAGVADGDTVLDQACGTGNLLLAAAEHGAERLLGKDITPTFARIALCRLLLAGTAADGVTGVEVGDSLRDGPPGEPLADAVLCSPPFNERSWGREELLNDPRWEYGLPARGESELAWVQHCLAAVRPGGRVVLTMPAAAAGRRSGKRIRANLLRSGALRAVLGLPGQGAGPGPDLWVLRRPDGAEPPPAHVLVLPAQLDPDVVGSAWRAFDAGELAELPEQARPVSVVDLLDEEVDLSPDRHRFVHRRGEAAAAFPGVRQRLVEELDELTGQLPELDHPEQPRRMPTTTIAELAKAGTLVLHQAPLNTVSDAGELPMLTAEDLRTDSGPSGRTSRTPGMLLIRPGDVVLSLSTVDAGPRVSTSAEEGVVLGPRLLLLRPSSDSLDPHFVAGFLRHARNRADHRATSKSSRFDIRSAGIPLLNLAQQREYGRAFQRWESLQCRVHRITDLAETLVRLGVLGLADGSLLPPEDGGRAG, encoded by the coding sequence ATGAGTCCGGAGCTGTTCGAGTCCGCGGAGGCGACCATTCGGGAGCCCGAGGCCACCCGGACGCCCGAGGCCACGGTGAGCGCCGCCGACATCGCGCGGCTGGCCGAGGTCGGCCGCGCGGCGGTGAGCAACTGGCGTCGCCGGTTCGGCGACTTTCCCGAGCCCGTGGCGGGAACCCAGGCCAACCCGCTGTTCGAGCTGGACGAGGTGCGGGAGTGGTTCGCCCGGCACGACAAGCCTTTCCGGGTTTCGCCCGGCGACCGACTCTGGCAACGCATCCAGGCCACCGTCGACGACATCCGGCTCGGTGACGCCGTCGGCCTGTTCGGCACCTGCCTGCTGTTGCTGAAACGCACCGCACGGCGACCGCACGCGCTGGAGAACCCCGCCGGGGACGACGCGGCCGGGCAACTGCACGCGGCGCTGCGCGAGCACGTGCCGGAACTGCCCGCGGAGCTGCTGCCTCCGGTGGAACGGCCGTGGCTGCCTCTGCTGCGCGAAGCCGCGGACATCGTCGCGAACACGGGCGCGAGCACGCTGTTCTCCTTCCTGTGCGAGCGCTACTTCGAGCTGCACTCGCGGTGGCTTCCGGCGACCGACCGCGAGGTGGCCGAGCTGTTGGTCGAGGTGGCCGGCGTCGCGGACGGTGACACCGTGCTCGACCAGGCCTGCGGCACGGGCAACCTGCTGCTGGCCGCGGCCGAGCACGGCGCTGAACGGCTGCTCGGTAAGGACATCACCCCCACTTTCGCCAGGATCGCCCTGTGCAGGCTACTGCTGGCAGGCACCGCCGCGGACGGTGTCACCGGCGTGGAGGTCGGGGACTCGCTGCGGGACGGACCGCCGGGGGAGCCGCTCGCCGACGCCGTGCTGTGCAGCCCGCCGTTCAACGAACGTTCCTGGGGCCGGGAGGAGTTGCTCAACGACCCCCGGTGGGAGTACGGGCTGCCCGCGCGGGGCGAGTCCGAACTGGCCTGGGTGCAACACTGCCTCGCCGCCGTGCGCCCGGGCGGACGGGTGGTGCTGACCATGCCTGCTGCGGCGGCGGGCAGACGTTCCGGCAAACGCATCCGCGCCAACCTGCTGCGCTCCGGGGCACTTCGTGCTGTGCTCGGCCTGCCCGGCCAGGGGGCGGGTCCGGGTCCCGACCTGTGGGTGCTGCGCCGCCCCGACGGTGCCGAGCCCCCGCCCGCGCACGTGCTGGTGCTGCCCGCGCAGCTGGATCCGGACGTTGTCGGGTCGGCGTGGCGAGCCTTCGACGCCGGAGAGCTCGCCGAGCTGCCCGAGCAGGCCCGGCCGGTGTCCGTGGTGGACCTGCTCGACGAGGAGGTCGATCTCAGTCCGGACCGGCACCGTTTCGTCCACCGGCGAGGTGAGGCCGCCGCGGCGTTTCCCGGTGTGCGGCAGCGGCTCGTCGAGGAGCTGGACGAGCTGACCGGACAGTTGCCGGAGCTGGACCACCCCGAGCAGCCCCGGCGGATGCCCACGACCACGATCGCCGAGCTCGCCAAGGCAGGCACGCTCGTGCTGCACCAGGCCCCGTTGAACACGGTCTCCGACGCGGGGGAGCTGCCGATGCTGACCGCCGAGGACCTGCGGACCGACAGCGGCCCTTCCGGACGGACGTCGCGGACACCGGGCATGCTGCTGATCCGGCCCGGCGACGTCGTGCTGTCGCTGTCCACGGTCGACGCCGGGCCGCGCGTCAGCACTTCCGCGGAGGAGGGAGTCGTGCTCGGCCCGCGGTTGTTGTTACTGCGTCCGAGCTCCGACAGCCTCGATCCGCACTTCGTGGCCGGATTCCTGCGCCACGCGCGCAACAGGGCGGATCACCGTGCGACATCGAAATCGAGTCGCTTCGATATCCGCTCGGCGGGGATCCCGCTGCTGAACCTCGCCCAGCAGCGGGAGTACGGCAGGGCTTTCCAGCGGTGGGAGTCGTTGCAGTGCCGGGTGCACCGCATCACCGACCTCGCCGAGACCCTGGTAAGGCTCGGCGTGCTCGGACTCGCCGACGGGAGTCTGCTTCCACCGGAGGACGGAGGGCGTGCGGGGTGA
- a CDS encoding Scr1 family TA system antitoxin-like transcriptional regulator, whose translation MAGARDGHTPKARLLGAELRELREQAGMTVRELAKLLDVSQGTVSRYERGERTPKPEYVARIAGTLGVTGSRYDELVEFATTATTPNMIVDGSKGLHRHLIELSEFDRTAERVLHVAPILIPGPMQTRPYAREMMISLPPDEQDVRVELRMARAAALNTPRQVDVILAERALREPFGSDASMAEQVRHVLALSQQENITVRVIPSTIRRWTLAHDGAFVFYEFAKADPIVHLEHFRGPAFLYDIQDVKAYREETDTLMEAAMSPEKSRELMASIADQFEGSSQ comes from the coding sequence ATGGCCGGAGCCAGAGACGGACACACTCCCAAGGCGAGACTTCTCGGAGCTGAACTACGTGAACTGCGCGAACAAGCTGGTATGACTGTCCGTGAGCTCGCGAAGCTCCTCGATGTCTCGCAGGGCACCGTGTCCCGGTACGAACGGGGTGAGCGCACCCCGAAGCCCGAGTACGTGGCCCGTATTGCCGGAACCCTCGGAGTCACTGGATCCAGATATGACGAACTCGTGGAGTTCGCCACCACAGCGACCACACCGAACATGATCGTGGACGGCTCCAAAGGGCTGCACCGTCACCTGATCGAACTGTCAGAATTCGACAGGACCGCCGAGCGAGTCCTGCACGTGGCTCCGATACTGATTCCCGGTCCGATGCAAACGCGGCCCTACGCCCGGGAGATGATGATCAGCCTTCCACCGGACGAGCAGGATGTTCGTGTCGAACTACGCATGGCACGAGCAGCCGCGCTGAACACTCCACGTCAGGTTGACGTGATACTGGCTGAACGAGCACTACGCGAGCCGTTCGGGAGCGACGCCTCGATGGCAGAGCAAGTGCGGCATGTGCTCGCGTTGTCGCAGCAGGAAAACATCACAGTGCGTGTCATTCCGAGCACCATACGGCGTTGGACGCTGGCTCACGACGGTGCGTTCGTGTTCTACGAATTCGCCAAAGCTGATCCGATCGTACACTTGGAGCACTTTCGCGGTCCGGCTTTCCTGTACGACATCCAGGATGTGAAAGCGTATCGCGAGGAGACGGATACGCTCATGGAAGCGGCCATGAGCCCGGAGAAGTCGAGAGAGCTCATGGCTTCGATAGCTGACCAGTTCGAAGGGAGCTCCCAGTGA